The nucleotide sequence CAGTAGTAGTCGAACAGGAACCCGTCGACGCCGTGCGAGACGGCCAGGTCGATCTGCGTCTGGAACACCTGCGGGTCCGCCTCGTCGAAGTAGCCGAGGGCGGGCTCGCGCGGCTGACGGTGGCCGGGGAACCGCGGCGTGGCGGCCTTGAGCAGGTCCCACTCGGTCCAGCCGGTGCCGAAGTACGCGCTGGTGCGCTCGTCGACGTGCCAGTTGGGGAAGTAGTAGCAGAGGATCTGGGGTCGGTTCATGGCCTCGTCGTTCGGCTCGGGGACGGGGATCGGGTGCGGCGGCGTCACTCGCCGTAGACGTTGAGGCGGACGATCTCGTCCACCGTGGTGTCCTCCTTCGCGCGGATGCCGGCGACGCGGCCCAGGCGCAGGGCGAGGAAGCGGTCGGTGACGTCCCACACCTGCTCGAGGTTGTGGCTGATGACGATCACCGCCTTGCCCGCGTCGCGCAGCCGGGCGATCACGTCGATGACGCGGCGCGACTCCTGCACGCCGAGGGCCGCGGTCGGCTCGTCGAGGATGACCAGCTGGGCGCCCTGCAGGAGGACGCGGCCGATGGCGACCGACTGCCGCTGGCCGCCGGACAGCATGCTCACCGGCACCTTCACGCTCGGGAGCCGGAAGGTGAACTCGTGCAGGATCCGTTCCGCCTCGGCGATCATCGCCCGGTGGTCGACGAACGGGCCGCGGCGCAGCTCGCGGCCGAGGAACAGGTTGGCCGCGACGCTGCGGGTGTCGACCAGCGAGAGGTCCTGGTACACGGTGGCGATGCCCGCGTCGATCGCGTCCTTCGGCCCGGCCCACTGCTGGACCTCGCCGCCGACCACGATCTCGCCGCCGGGGTCCGGCGCGTAGACGCCGGCGAGCAGCTTGATCAGCGTGGACTTGCCCGCGCCGTTGTCGCCGACGATCGACAGCACCTCGCCGGCCGAGACCTCCAGGTCGACGCCGCGCACCGCCTGGACGTGGCCGAACGTCTTGCGCAGCTCGCGCGCCTGCAGCAGCGGGGCGCTCATCGGGTCATCCGCTTCGCCGCGATCGCGCCGAGCACGACCGCCAGCAGGAAGACCGCGCCGCGCACCGTCGCCTGCACGTAGGTGTCGACGGACAGCAGCGTGAGCCCGTTGTTGAGGACTCCGATCAGCAGCACGCCGGCGAGCGTGCGTTCGATCCGCCCGGCGCCGCCGCTCAACCCGACGCCGCCGAGCAGCACCGCCGTCAGCACGTCGAACTCGGTCGTCGCGCCGAAGAACGGCCCGCCCGACGCGGCGCGGCCCGCGGAGAGCGCGCCGCACAGCCCGGCCGCGCCGGCGGTGAGCAGGAAGACGCCGAAGTAGATCCGCTTGGCCGCGACGCCATTGCGGATCGCCGCGATGACGTTGCCGCCGACGGCGTACACGTGCCAGCCCGTCCGTGTGTACTGGAGCAGGACGAAGAGCACCGCGAACACGACCACGAGCAGGATCAGCGGGGTCGGGATGCCCAGCGGCCGCGAGTTCACGAACCGCTGCAGGCTGAGGTCGGTGATCGCGACCGCTTGGCCGTCGGTGAGGATCTGCGCGACGCCGCGGACCGTGAGCGCCACCGCGATCGTGACGATGATGCTGTTGATGCCGACCTGGATCACCAGTGCGCTGTTGAGCAGGCCGACCACGAGCGCGGCGCCGACCGCCAGCAGCACCGCGACCAGCGCGGGCAGCTGCAGGTCCTGGATCGCCATCGCCGTGATCACCGCGCTCAGCGCCAGGCACGCGCCGATGCTGAGGTCCAGCTGCCCGGCGATCAGCGCGACCGTCATCGCCGCCGCCATGATCCCGTTCAGCGACACGGCGAGGCCGATGTTGAGCAGGTTCGCCTGCGTCCAGAAGTACGGCGACGCGACCGAGAAGTACACGATCAGCGCCACCAGCGCGGCGTAGAGGCCGTAGTCGAGCGCGACGTCGGCGGGACGGCGCCGGACCCGCGGCTCCTCGAGCGTGACGACCGGCTGCGTCGTCACGTTCACCGGTCGTCGTCCGGGTAGAACTCGTCGACGTTCTCGGCCGTCAGCACCCGGGTGACCGCGTACTCGTCGAAGCTCTCGCCCAGGTGCGTGGCGATGGCGGCCTCGACCCAGTTCCACCCCGCGGAGTAGGGCTGGAAGTCGATGGCGCCCAGCAGGACGCCCGCGTTGTCGGGGTCGCGCAGGGCGGTCCGGCCGGCCGAGTCGCCGCCGCTCGCGACCGCGAGGATGTCGCCGGTGCGGTCGGCGGACTTGGCCGCGTTGAGCGCGCCGACGACCGGGGCGTCGCCGTAGGACACGACGATGGTGGCGGCGTCGGGGTGCGCGGTCAGGAAGTCGGTGAAGGTGTCGGCGGCGTTGTTCGTCGGGTCGGTGCCGACGGGCTCCAGCCGGACCTGGCGGTCCTCGGGGATGTCCCACGCGGCCGCGGCGTCGGCGAAGGACTGGCGCACGCGCGCGTCGCACGGCGGGCAGTTCGCCGCCGAGATCCCGGCGATGTACAGCTCCTTGCCGGCCCACTCGGTGGCCAGCTTCGCGTCGACGGCTTCTGCGAGTGTGGTGATGGCCAGCGAGCCGACCTCGGCGTCGGAGACGCCGAAGTCCGCCGCACCATCGACGGCGCCGTCGATCACGACGGCATCCGTTCCGTTCGCCGCGGCGGCGGCCACGACGGCGGCGTTCATGGCCCCGCCGCCGCTGCCGATCACCGCGGGCTGCTTCACCGACATCTGCTCGTACGCTGACATCGCGGTCTCGTACTTGAACGCGAGGTCGACCTCGTCGAGGGCGACGCCGTAGAACTCGGCGGCGTCGTGCATGCCGGTCGACCACTCGGCGAAGAACGGGTAGCTCAGGCCCGGGTTCGCGAAACCGAGCTGCAGATCGGGCAGGTCCTTCGGCACCGCGAACAGCGGGACGACCGCGCGCGTGCCGGTCGCCTCCGCGACCTCCTCGGCGGACCAGGTGCCGCCCTCGGACTCCGACTGCTGCGCCGCGGGCGCGTCGTCGCCGGCACAGCCGGCGCTCAGGAGCACGCTCGCCGCGACCACCGCGCCGAGCGCGACGTGGGATCTCATCGCCATGTGAGTCCTCCCTGACTCTCTGGCCGCTCGGTGAACCATTTCACCGAGCGGTTACTCTAGCGTCGCCCCAGGAGTTGTCAAGAGCGGAATCGCCTGGTCGGATGGCCGCACGTCGCCGTCCGAGCACTATGGTGTGGTGATCCGCAGACCCAGCGACGACCGAGGACCCACGTGACCACTCGTCCCACCATCCGAGACGTCGCGGAGGCCGCCGCCGTCTCGATCGGGACGGTGTCCAACTACCTCAACGACGTCAAGCCGATCGCCCCGGCCACCCGCGAGCGCATCGAGCAGGCCATCGCCGACCTCGAGTTCGTGCCGAACCGGGCCGTCAAGGTGATGCGCGGCGCCCGCGCACCCGCCATCGGCTACGTCGTGTCCGACTCGCCGGACCCGTTCTTCGTCGAGGTCGGACGGGGCATCGAGGACGTCGCGCGCGAGCACGGGCTGGTCGTCGTCTCGTGCAACACCGAGGGCTCGCGCGAGTACGAGCGCAGCTACATCACCGCGCTCGCCGAGATGCGCGTCGCCGGCGCGATCGTCATGCCGTCGTTCGAGCGGCGCGACCTGCCGTTCCGGGCGCTGCGCGCCTCCGGGGCCGGGGTGGTCGTGCTGCGCGACTGGGACGACGACACGTGCTCGATCACCTTCGACGACGACGAGGGCGGCCGGCTCGCCGCCGCGCACCTGATCGAGCTCGGCCACCGCGACCTCGTCTTCCTCGGCGGCCCCGGCGGCGAGCACCAGATCGAGCACCGCTTCGCCGGCGCCAAGGCGGCGCTGCGCGACGCGGGGCTCGATCCGGAGTCGCTGCGGCGCATCGACGCGGCGAGCGCGACCGTCCGCGACCGCGTCGCGCTGGCCGACCAGGTCCTCGCCCTCGACCCGCGGCCGACGGCGGCCTTCTGTGCGAGCGACAGCCTGGCGCTGGCGATGATGAACGGGCTGCTGCGCCAGGGCGTCCAGGTGCCCGGCGACATCTCCATCGTCGGGTTCAACGACGTCGTCGCCGCTCAGCTGGCGGTCGTGCCGCTCACCACGATCGCCGTGCCCCAGTACGCGCTGGGCGAGTCCGCCGCGCGGCTCCTGCTGGACGAGCTGCAGCCCGAGCACCGCCACGAGCAGATCGTGCTCGGGCCGCAGCTGGTCGTCAGGGAGTCGACAGGTACACCTCGACCTCGCTGAGGCGGGCCACCTTCTCGCCGGGCGGCGGACCGTCCTGCTGGACGTTGCCCTCCGTCGTCCAGACCCGTAGCCGCGACGCCGTGACGGTGCGAAGGTGTGCGTCAGGTGGTCGGTGGTGTTGCCGGTCACCGTCACGAGATCGACCCACCCCGCGCCGTCCCAGTACTGCAGCGTGTAGCCCTTCTGCTCGTAGTCCTTCTTCGTGTACACCTCGACGCGGTCGAACGTGCGGTCGCGCCCGAAGTCCAGCTCGAGCCACGCGGGGAAGACGACCGCCGCCCAGCCGGACCACGTCTCGGTGCTGTTGTTGCCGTCGTTCACGGCGGCCGGGGAGTAGTTCGTGCTCTCGACCGACGACGCCGTGGCGACAGCCGTCAGCGCGAGGTTCTCGCCCAGGTCGGCGACGGTGTCGATGGTGTAGAAGCGGGTCCGCAGGCCGTCCTGGGAGGTGACCGACAGCAGCATGCCGTCCTCGATGCCGCCGCTGGTCACCTCGGTCGTCCCGTCCGCGAGCCACACCTTCGTCGACGCGCCGACCGTCGGCGTCAGGGCGGCGAGCAACGCGGCCCGGTCGGTGCCGTTCGTCACGCCGCCGATCGTCCGCTCGCGGTCGCCGACGAGGTAGGCGGTGGACCGGACGGTCGCGGCCGTGCCGACCTTCGCGTACGCCGTCACCGTCACGTCCGACCCGTTGACCAGCGCCACCCTCGACGGCCCGCTGAGCGTCAGCCGTAGATGGCGGGCCGTCCCGGAGACCCGCTCGGTCTGTTCCGCGCCGAACACCGGCGCACCGGTGTGGTCCTGCAGCGTGGTCCAGGTCTGCCCGTCGACGGAGCCCTCCAGCAGGTACTGGTGGCGCAGCAGGCCGGCCGGGAAGTCGAGCCCGACCCGGGCGAGCTCGTATGGCTCGCCGAGGTCGACCTGAAGGGCGCGCGGCCGCCGCTCGCCCAGCCGGGTGACGACCGCGCCGTCGGAGACCACCGTCAGGCCCGCTGACGCGGTCGCGCCGGCCGCGGGAAGGGCCGTCGGCTGGAGCTTGCGCACCAGCAGCAGCCAGTCCGCGCCGGTCGGCTTCTCCGGCACCGTCCACCGGCCGGCGACGGGCGTCAGCGAGTCGTCGATGAGCTGGTACTCGCCGGTGCGCGGGTCGTACCACTGCGCCTCGTACGCCGCGTCGGGCAGCACGAGCGCGCCCCGCGAGGAGGTGTCCGCGAGGAAGTACACGGTCACCACGTTGGCGGCGTCGTCGGCCCGCAGGGTCGGGTCGGTCAGCTCGGCGCTGTACTCCCCGTCCCAGACGGCCCAGCCGTCCGGCCGGTAGCTCATCGTCGACAGCGGGAGCGAGCGGTAGAAGTCGGCGAGGTGGGTCATCTGGTCCCCGCCGGGGAAGTCGATCGCGTCGAACCAGTTCCGGTGCCCGTAGCCGTAGTCGTCGGCGGTGTCCTGGTCGTCCCAGGCCGCGTTCCAGATGCCGTGCGCGCCATACCCGTAGCCGAACCCGCCGGCCTGGATCGAGCGGTAGGCCGACTGCCGGACGACGGTGTCGGTCGCGAACCCGTCGAGGATCTGCTCGTAGTTCGCCTCCGACTCGAAGAAGGGGGCGCCGTACTGCTCCGCGTAGTAGTCGTAGTCGCCGGTCGGGACGACCTTGCGGTGGCCGCCCTGGAGCATCTCGAAGTCGAACCAGCCCTCGCCCTCGTAGTACTGCGGCAGGCCGAAGGTCTGCTTCTCCGTCAGCGCCGTGGTGTGCGCCGTCTGCGGGTGGTCGTAGTCGTCGTACTGGTGGATCGTCCGCGCGACGTCGCGCCACCCGTCGATGCGCGCCTCGCGGGTGCCGACGTCGTAGCCGGCGCCCTCGCCGGCGGTCGTCCAGACCATGGGGTAGGCGCCGTAGCGCGCGACGACGTACTCGGCCAGCCGCTGCTCGCCCTCGACGAAGCCGTCGATGTTCGAGTGGAACCCGACGCCGAACGCGTTGACCAGGCCGGCGTCGGCGACGTAGGCCATCTTGCGGTCCAGCTGATCGCGGAAGTAGGCCGGGTCGATCTCCACGCCCTGCCGGCCGTCGCGCCAGTAGCTCGACTCCGGGCCGAAGACGACGCTCTGGTAGACGGTGAACCGCTGCTCGGCGCGCCGGTCGACCATGCTCCGGAACTGCGAGTCGACGCCGGGCTTGTTCGAGGTGTCCCAGGACTCCTTGCGGTCGAAGAACCAGTGGGTGTCGCCGAGCCAGAAGAACGGCGTGCCGTCGGCGTACGCGAGCTGGCGTCCGCCGTCGCCCGCGGTCAGGAAGCCGCGCTGGTAGATCTCCTGGTCGCCGGTGTAGGGGACGGCCTGGATCGTGCCGGTGCGCCGCAGGCCGCTGTTGTCAGGGTCGCTGCTGGCGATCTGGTACGTCCACGTGCCGACCGTGGGCGGTGCGAACCGCACCTTCCAGGTGTCGCCGCCGTCCCAGAAGCCCGGCCGTCTGATCACCTCGCCGCCGGGTCCCGCGAACGTCGCCATGACCTCGACGTCGAGGAACGGGTTCGGGTAGGACTGCGTGCTCTGCAGCGCGAGCTCGGTCGTGATCCAACGCTCGGCGGTCTGGGCCGGTCCGGTGCGGTCGGGTGGCGCGGCGTCCGCCGGGGCGTACGCGAGCACGACCGCCGCGATCGCCAGGGCGGCGGACAGCAGCGCGGCGAGGGGCTTGCCTGGTCTGAGCATCATCGATCTCCCTGGTCACGAGGAAGTGAACCATTTCACCAAGCTGTCCGGGAGATTAGACCGCGCCTCGGGGCCCGTCAATACCCGAACCGGGGGGCAGATCTCAGAGTTCTCTGATAAAGCCGCGTTTATCATCGTGATCATGCCGAGACGTCGCCGGCTCGTTCTCGTGGCGGGCCTCGCCGCGGCCGCGGTGATCGTGGGCGCGCCGCTGCCCGAGCCGCCGGCCGGATCGGTTCCGACGACCGGCATGCCCGAACCCGCACCCGCCGACCCGGCCCCGGACGCCACCGCGACGACGCCGCCCGCGGCCGCCGGCGACGAGACGGTGCGGCTGGCCTTCGCCGGCGACATCCACTTCGAGGGCGACTACCGCGACGTGCCGGCCGATCCCGCCAGCACCCTCGGCCCGATGTCGGACGTGCTGAGCGCGGCCGACCTGGCCATCGTCAACCTCGAGTCGGCGCTGGCCGTCGGCGGCATGCCGGCCGCCAAGGAGCTCGAGGACCCGGCCAACCGGTTCTGGTTCCGCACCGGCCCGGCCGCTCTCGACGTCCTGGCCCGGTCCGGCGTCGACGTCGTGTCGGTCGCCAACAACCACGGCGCCGACTTCGGCCCGGCCGGCTTCATCGAGACCATCGCGGCCGTCGAGACCGGCAGCGTGGCCGTCGTCGGCGCCGGCCGGAACGAGCGGCAGGCGTACGCGCCCTACCGGGTCAGCGTCAAGGGCACCGACATCGCCGTCCATGCCGCCGACGCCTCGCGGGCCGAGAGCGCCGACCCCATCTGGGCGGCCGCGCCGGGGACCGGGCCGGGCCTCGCGTCCGCGCGCGGTCCGGGGGCCGACGCGCTCGCCGCCGCCGTCCGCGTGTCGGCGCAGACGGACGACCTGGTCGTCGTCTACCTGCACTGGGGCGAAGAACAGAACGCCTGCCCGATCGAGAGCCAGCAGGTTCTGGCCGGGCAGCTGGCCGAGGCCGGCGCCGACATCGTCGTCGGGACCCACGCGCACATCCCGCTCGGTGCCGGGCTGCAGGGCTCCACCTACGTCGCCTACGGTCTCGGCAACTTCTACTGGTACCACGGCCGCGAGTCCGAGACCGGGGTGCTCCAGCTCGACGTCAGCGGCGGCGTCGTCGTGGGCGACGAGTGGCTGCCGGCGCGGTTCGTCCCCGAGGGCGGCGGCGCGATCCCGCTGACCGGCAGCGTCCGCACCGAGGCGGTGCGGGAGTGGCATGACCTGCGCGGCTGCACGAGCCTCGCCCCCGGGCCTGGCCCCGACCCGGCGGCGGCCGGTGTCGCCCCCGGCCCGCCGCCCGATCCGGTCGCCCCCGAGCTGCCCGCGTTCGCCTCCTCCATCGAGCCGATCGGCCCGTCGGTGAGCGCCGGCATGGTGAGCCACACCGAGGGGACGTGCCCCGTCCCGCTCGCGGACCTGCGCCACCTCGTCGTCACCCATGTCGGGTTCGACGGCCGCGCCCGCCGCGGCGAGCTGGTGGTGCACGCCGACGTCGCCGCCGATGTCGTCGACGTGTTCGCCACGCTCTACTCCGCCCGGTTCCCGATCGAGCGGATGCTGCTGGTCGACGAGTACGGCGGCGACGACAACGCGTCCATGGCGGCCAACAACACCTCCGGCTACAACTGCCGCCGCGTCGCCGGCCAGTCGACGTGGTCCAACCACGCCTACGGACGCGCCATCGACATCAACCCCGTGCAGAACCCGTACGTCCTCGGCGACGTGGTGCTGCCGCCGGCCGGGGCGCCGTTCCTGGACGTCGATCGCTCGTCCGACGCCCCGGCGCTGCCCGGCGTCATCCGCGACGGCGACGTCGTGCGCCAGGCGTTCGAGCGGATCGGCTGGGAGTGGGGCGGCCTGTTCTCCGACCCCGACTACCAGCACTTCAGCGCGCCCGACGCGCCATAGGCGGCGCAAGTGAGGCTCTCCTGCTCGCTCCGTGGGTCGGCGGTCGGTGGGCAC is from Jiangella alkaliphila and encodes:
- a CDS encoding ATP-binding cassette domain-containing protein, with amino-acid sequence MSAPLLQARELRKTFGHVQAVRGVDLEVSAGEVLSIVGDNGAGKSTLIKLLAGVYAPDPGGEIVVGGEVQQWAGPKDAIDAGIATVYQDLSLVDTRSVAANLFLGRELRRGPFVDHRAMIAEAERILHEFTFRLPSVKVPVSMLSGGQRQSVAIGRVLLQGAQLVILDEPTAALGVQESRRVIDVIARLRDAGKAVIVISHNLEQVWDVTDRFLALRLGRVAGIRAKEDTTVDEIVRLNVYGE
- a CDS encoding ABC transporter permease produces the protein MTTQPVVTLEEPRVRRRPADVALDYGLYAALVALIVYFSVASPYFWTQANLLNIGLAVSLNGIMAAAMTVALIAGQLDLSIGACLALSAVITAMAIQDLQLPALVAVLLAVGAALVVGLLNSALVIQVGINSIIVTIAVALTVRGVAQILTDGQAVAITDLSLQRFVNSRPLGIPTPLILLVVVFAVLFVLLQYTRTGWHVYAVGGNVIAAIRNGVAAKRIYFGVFLLTAGAAGLCGALSAGRAASGGPFFGATTEFDVLTAVLLGGVGLSGGAGRIERTLAGVLLIGVLNNGLTLLSVDTYVQATVRGAVFLLAVVLGAIAAKRMTR
- a CDS encoding substrate-binding domain-containing protein gives rise to the protein MAMRSHVALGAVVAASVLLSAGCAGDDAPAAQQSESEGGTWSAEEVAEATGTRAVVPLFAVPKDLPDLQLGFANPGLSYPFFAEWSTGMHDAAEFYGVALDEVDLAFKYETAMSAYEQMSVKQPAVIGSGGGAMNAAVVAAAAANGTDAVVIDGAVDGAADFGVSDAEVGSLAITTLAEAVDAKLATEWAGKELYIAGISAANCPPCDARVRQSFADAAAAWDIPEDRQVRLEPVGTDPTNNAADTFTDFLTAHPDAATIVVSYGDAPVVGALNAAKSADRTGDILAVASGGDSAGRTALRDPDNAGVLLGAIDFQPYSAGWNWVEAAIATHLGESFDEYAVTRVLTAENVDEFYPDDDR
- a CDS encoding LacI family DNA-binding transcriptional regulator, which gives rise to MSNYLNDVKPIAPATRERIEQAIADLEFVPNRAVKVMRGARAPAIGYVVSDSPDPFFVEVGRGIEDVAREHGLVVVSCNTEGSREYERSYITALAEMRVAGAIVMPSFERRDLPFRALRASGAGVVVLRDWDDDTCSITFDDDEGGRLAAAHLIELGHRDLVFLGGPGGEHQIEHRFAGAKAALRDAGLDPESLRRIDAASATVRDRVALADQVLALDPRPTAAFCASDSLALAMMNGLLRQGVQVPGDISIVGFNDVVAAQLAVVPLTTIAVPQYALGESAARLLLDELQPEHRHEQIVLGPQLVVRESTGTPRPR
- a CDS encoding CapA family protein; the protein is MPRRRRLVLVAGLAAAAVIVGAPLPEPPAGSVPTTGMPEPAPADPAPDATATTPPAAAGDETVRLAFAGDIHFEGDYRDVPADPASTLGPMSDVLSAADLAIVNLESALAVGGMPAAKELEDPANRFWFRTGPAALDVLARSGVDVVSVANNHGADFGPAGFIETIAAVETGSVAVVGAGRNERQAYAPYRVSVKGTDIAVHAADASRAESADPIWAAAPGTGPGLASARGPGADALAAAVRVSAQTDDLVVVYLHWGEEQNACPIESQQVLAGQLAEAGADIVVGTHAHIPLGAGLQGSTYVAYGLGNFYWYHGRESETGVLQLDVSGGVVVGDEWLPARFVPEGGGAIPLTGSVRTEAVREWHDLRGCTSLAPGPGPDPAAAGVAPGPPPDPVAPELPAFASSIEPIGPSVSAGMVSHTEGTCPVPLADLRHLVVTHVGFDGRARRGELVVHADVAADVVDVFATLYSARFPIERMLLVDEYGGDDNASMAANNTSGYNCRRVAGQSTWSNHAYGRAIDINPVQNPYVLGDVVLPPAGAPFLDVDRSSDAPALPGVIRDGDVVRQAFERIGWEWGGLFSDPDYQHFSAPDAP